The DNA segment GATCCACCAATACCGCCGCGATCCCCGCCGCTTCGGCCGCCGCATAGTCGAGACGCTCCGAGTCGCCGATATGCATCGCATCGCCGGCCGCTACGCCGAGCCGGCCCAGCGCCGCCTCAAAAATCTCGCGGCGCGGCTTGGCGTAGCCGACTTCCGATGAAATTGAAATCGAATCGAAATAGCGCGCCAGGTCGAGGCCGTCGAGAATTCGATACAGCCGATGGTCGAAGTTCGAGATCACGCCCAGTTTGAATCCACGATTCTTTAGACGAAGAAGGGTCTCGCTTGCTTCAGGAAAGACGCGCCAGTGGGCGGGGTCGGCGAAGTACTCGAACAGCGCGGCAAAATAGGCGTCGAAATCGCGAAACCGGCCGAACGGCTCGAACGTCGCCACGACCCGCGCCCGCCACCACTCGCGCTCGAGGCGGCGAATCTCGTCGGCGCGATGGCCCTGCCCAAACGCCAATCCCTCCGATGCGTGAAACGCCTCGCGGAAGCGCGCCGCGACTGCGTCTTCGGAAGCATCGACGCCGAACTGCCGCGCGATCCGCGCATAGCTTCGCCCGATCGGCTCGCGCGAGTCGAACAGCGTCCCGGCCGCATCGAAGTATGCCGCGCGAATCATCGAACTCGCTCCGCGCCTAATTCAACCCGTCCCAAACCTGGATCAACACCCCGAACGCCGATTGCGGCGAGATGAAATACTGCCGCTCGCCGCGCCAGTTGAGCTTTTCATCGACCACCCGCACGCCGTCGCGCTTCAGCCGCTCGCGCGTCTCGTCGAAATCCTTGAGATCGATCGATATGTGATGCATCCCCTCGCCGTAGCGCTCGATAAACTTCCCCACGAAATCGTTCGCCGTCCGATTTGGCGGGCTCTGGATAAATTCCAGCTTGAATTCGGCGACCTCGAGATGCCCCAGCCTGAAGTTGCCCTCCGAATTGCTGACGTGCGGCTCGTGCTCGATTTTGGTGCCGGGAAAATAAGTGCGGAAAAACGAGTACGCCGCGTCGATATCCTTCACCGCGATCGAGACGTGATCGAAATTCGCCTTGCCGTCGGGCGCGGGCTTCGGATGCAACTGGCTCCAGTCCGGCACGTGCCAGAACTGGATCAGCGTGCCGAATGACGACCGCGGCGAGATGAACGCCGTCGCCGAGCCCGAATCGTATTGCTGTTCATCTACGACGCGCACGCCGCCCGCCTTCAGCTTCGAGGTCAGCGCCTCGATATTGTCCACCTCAATCGACAGATGATGCATCCCCTCGCCCTGCTTCTCGATAAACCTGGTGACGAAGCCGGGCTTGCCGGCGGGATCCTCGATCAGCTCGACGACGAATCCGCCGAGATGAAAGTCCTGCCAGTAGAACGAGCCGCTGACCTGCTCGTCCATCGTTTTCGGGCTGCGCAGCGTGATCGGAAAATACTTCGAGAAGAAATCGTACGCGCGATCGATCGACTTCACCGCGATCGAAACGTGGTCGAACCTCATCCTGATGTCGTCAGTCCCTGCCATCTTCGGGCCAATCTCCCTTTTCCTCGATGCGCTCGTGAGCGCGGCAAACCTCAATTCAAGTTTGCAAATCCTTCGTCAAAGCGATTCGTCTGCAATGGAAGCTGCGCCGCTGGCGCACCGTCTCGAAATGACCGCTTTATCGCGCGGCGCGGCCGGGTCGAAAGCGCCACAATAATCGCAACGCGTTGCGCAGTACCAGCGGCCAGCCGTTGGCGATTTTGCTCGCGTACATCCTGAGCGATTGATCGGCGCGCGAAATTCGCGGCACGTCAAAGAAATTCGAGCCTCGCATCCAGCGTCCCGCCCTCGGCGCGCACCACGATATATCCGCCGCCCTTGAACGGTCCGGCGTTCAGAACTTTGGTCGGCCCGATTTGATCGACGCCCGCCGATTCATGGACGTGCCCCGAGATACAAACGTCCGGATGCACCTCGCTGATAAAGCGCCGCGCCGCCGTGCTGCCGACCGCCATGCCGCTCCTGATTCGATCGCACTTCGTTTCGAATGGCGGCGTATGACAGATCATCAGGAGCGGGCGCGCATCGCGGACCATCTCGTAGCCGGCGCGCAGCTTCTCGTAGATTTCGTCTTCGGTGAGTTCGGTCGGTGTGCCGAATGGCGTGATATTCGAGCCGCCGCATCCGAAGATGCCGACTCCATCGACGACCTGCCCGCGCCCATGCAGCGCGATTCCCTCCGCTTCGAGATACGGAATCACTTCGAGCTGATCGAGGTTCCCCGGCAACGCGAGCACGTTGGGGCACGCCGCGCGCACCTCGTCGAGCACTTTGCGGGCCTCGGCCGCGCCGCCGAAGTTGGTGAGATCGCCCGAAACAATCACGAGATCGCAATCGCGCATCACCTCATCCATGCGCGCCAGATTGCGCGTCGCCATGTGAACGTCGCCAAAGGAGATTATCTTCATCGCGTTGATGCGCCGCGCGAATTTGCACCTCAGATCAGGTGCGACTCTTTCATCGCGGTGCGGAGCTTTTCGGCGAGACCGGCGGTCATTGTGACCAGCGGCATCCGGAGTTCGTTGGCGCACTTGCCCATGAACGCCAGCGCTTGTTTCA comes from the Candidatus Binatus sp. genome and includes:
- a CDS encoding metallophosphoesterase; the encoded protein is MKIISFGDVHMATRNLARMDEVMRDCDLVIVSGDLTNFGGAAEARKVLDEVRAACPNVLALPGNLDQLEVIPYLEAEGIALHGRGQVVDGVGIFGCGGSNITPFGTPTELTEDEIYEKLRAGYEMVRDARPLLMICHTPPFETKCDRIRSGMAVGSTAARRFISEVHPDVCISGHVHESAGVDQIGPTKVLNAGPFKGGGYIVVRAEGGTLDARLEFL
- a CDS encoding VOC family protein; translation: MAGTDDIRMRFDHVSIAVKSIDRAYDFFSKYFPITLRSPKTMDEQVSGSFYWQDFHLGGFVVELIEDPAGKPGFVTRFIEKQGEGMHHLSIEVDNIEALTSKLKAGGVRVVDEQQYDSGSATAFISPRSSFGTLIQFWHVPDWSQLHPKPAPDGKANFDHVSIAVKDIDAAYSFFRTYFPGTKIEHEPHVSNSEGNFRLGHLEVAEFKLEFIQSPPNRTANDFVGKFIERYGEGMHHISIDLKDFDETRERLKRDGVRVVDEKLNWRGERQYFISPQSAFGVLIQVWDGLN
- a CDS encoding HAD-IA family hydrolase translates to MIRAAYFDAAGTLFDSREPIGRSYARIARQFGVDASEDAVAARFREAFHASEGLAFGQGHRADEIRRLEREWWRARVVATFEPFGRFRDFDAYFAALFEYFADPAHWRVFPEASETLLRLKNRGFKLGVISNFDHRLYRILDGLDLARYFDSISISSEVGYAKPRREIFEAALGRLGVAAGDAMHIGDSERLDYAAAEAAGIAAVLVDRGRGNRAPQIEARRAKIASLAQVIEVTQVFGSA